From Mastacembelus armatus chromosome 13, fMasArm1.2, whole genome shotgun sequence, one genomic window encodes:
- the LOC113134326 gene encoding extracellular calcium-sensing receptor-like yields the protein MQTMAFAIKEINQRSDLLPQLKLGFHIRDSCNDIPVSLRALLVLANGQPERSTTESLNRAEGVERNISDSTLGCDAVHRAVSHVIIGDAASGVSIAMLRSLGSFHIPLVSYFASCSCLSNQREFPTFMRTMPSDAFQIRALAQLVSYFGWTWVGVIGVDSDYARFAIQLFLQESVKYGVCAAYTHLYPVTLGQQALDELLGIIQMASSKVIINFSSESEMQSILTEIRKRNIKGLQWIASEAWATATALWENSGDLLMGTLGFAIRRADVIPGLRQHLLGLRPPYIHKSAFLAELWEETFNCKLNGSVNSHYHGTGNYLDREPCKGTENLNDVYSAYSDVTQLRVSYNVYKAVYLVAHALEDMSNCKVGMGPFLNDTCADPKNFKPWQLIYYMKRANFSALGEKVIFDQNGDPIAYYDLVNWQRKPDGSLNLVKVGFYDASSPAGQSLIINDSVIQWPVGKQALRSVCSDSCPPGSRIARRKGEPLCCFDCVPCAEGEVSNNTDSLECSRCSEDTWPNKARDLCIPKVTEYLSYHELTGILLCGVSVLGACISLSILGMFLTYKDTPLVRANNMELSFLLLMFLAVCFLVGLLFIGEPSDWFCYIRYPAFGISFALCISCLLAKTAVVLMAFRSTLPGSTVMKWFGPNQQRASVLLGTAVQVIICLIWLLTSPPHANNNTNYHMATIIIECVTGSEVGFWCVLGYIGILACMCFLMAFLARKLPDNFNEAKFITFSMLIFFAVWITFIPVYVSTAGKYTVAVHIFAILASANGLLFCIFAPKCYIIIFKPEKNNKKTLMQR from the exons ATGCAGACCATGGCTTTTGCAATCAAAGAGATAAACCAGCGCAGTGACCTCCTGCCACAGCTCAAGCTGGGTTTCCATATCCGTGACAGCTGTAATGACATACCTGTGTCTCTCAGAGCATTGTTGGTGTTGGCAAATGGGCAGCCAGAGAGATCCACAACCGAGAGTTTGAACAGAGCTGAAGGTGTAGAAAGAAACATTAGTGATTCAACATTAGGCTGTGATGCTGTCCACAGGGCTGTGTCCCATGTTATCATAGGAGATGCTGCCTCTGGAGTGTCTATAGCTATGCTAAGAAGCCTGGGTTCTTTCCATATCCCCCTG GTGAGCTATTTTGCATCCTGCAGCTGTCTGAGTAACCAGAGGGAGTTCCCCACTTTCATGCGCACAATGCCTAGTGACGCCTTCCAGATCAGAGCACTGGCCCAGCTGGTTAGTTATTTTGGTTGGACCTGGGTAGGAGTGATTGGTGTGGACTCTGATTATGCTCGCTTTGCAATCCAGCTCTTCCTCCAGGAGTCTGTGAAATATGGTGTTTGTGCTGCTTACACTCATTTATACCCTGTGACCTTGGGTCAGCAGGCTCTAGATGAGCTTCTGGGTATTATTCAG ATGGCATCCTCAAAGGTCATCATTAACTTTTCTAGTGAGTCAGAGATGCAGAGCATTTTGACAGAAATCAGAAAACGTAATATAAAAGGCCTGCAATGGATTGCCAGTGAGGCCTGGGCCACTGCCACAGCACTCTGGGAAAATTCTGGAGATCTCCTGATGGGAACACTGGGTTTTGCAATCCGCAGAGCTGATGTGATTCCAGGGCTGAGGCAGCATCTCCTTGGTCTCAGGCCACCATATATTCACAAATCAGCTTTCTTGGCAGAACTGTGGGAAGAGACATTTAACTGTAAACTTAATGGGTCTGTCAACAGCCACTATCATGGGACTGGCAATTACCTTGACAGAGAGCCATGTAAAGGAACAGAGAATTTAAATGACGTTTACTCTGCTTATTCAGATGTGACACAGCTAAGAGTGTCATATAATGTCTACAAGGCTGTGTATCTGGTGGCCCATGCCTTGGAAGATATGAGCAACTGCAAAGTGGGAATGGGGCCGTTCCTAAATGACACCTGTGCAGACCCAAAGAATTTTAAACCGTGGCAG CTAATCTACTACATGAAACGTGCCAATTTTTCAGCACTCGgggaaaaagtcatttttgatCAAAACGGTGACCCCATTGCTTATTATGATCTCGTAAACTGGCAGAGGAAGCCTGATGGTTCACTAAATTTGGTTAAAGTCGGTTTCTATGATGCCTCATCGCCTGCTGGACAGAGTCTGATCATAAATGACTCAGTAATTCAGTGGCCTGTTGGGAAGCAG GCTCTCCGGTCTGTATGCAGTGACAGTTGTCCTCCAGGTTCCCGCATCGCCAGGAGAAAGGGGGAACCCCTGTGCTGTTTTGACTGTGTCCCCTGTGCTGAAGGAGAAGTTAGCAATAATACAG ATTCATTAGAGTGCTCACGCTGTTCAGAGGACACATGGcccaataaagccagagatcTCTGCATCCCAAAGGTTACTGAGTACCTGTCTTACCATGAATTAACAGGCATTTTGCTGTGTGGTGTCTCTGTCCTCGGAGCTTGTATTTCCCTCTCCATCCTCGGCATGTTCCTCACCTACAAAGACACGCCACTGGTTCGGGCAAACAACATGGAATTGAGCTTCCTTCTCTTGATGTtccttgctgtttgttttcttgttggcCTGTTGTTCATTGGGGAGCCTTCAGACTGGTTTTGCTACATCAGGTACCCTGCCTTTGGGATCAGTTTTGCCCTCTGCATTTCATGCCTCCTGGCCAAGACAGCAGTAGTTCTAATGGCTTTTAGGTCCACACTTCCAGGAAGTACTGTCATGAAGTGGTTTGGCCCCAACCAACAGAGAGCCAGTGTGCTTTTAGGAACAGCGGTCCAG GTAATAATCTGTCTTATTTGGCTGCTGACCAGTCCACCTCATgccaacaacaacacaaattaCCACATGGCTACCATCATTATTGAGTGTGTCACTGGTTCAGAGGTTGGCTTCTGGTGTGTTCTTGGATACATTGGCATCCTGGCCTGTATGTGTTTCTTAATGGCTTTTTTGGCTCGGAAGCTGCCTGATAATTTTAATGAGGCAAAGTTCATCACCTTCAGTATGCTGATATTCTTTGCGGTGTGGATTACTTTTATTCCAGTGTATGTAAGCACAGCTGGAAAATACACAGTGGCTGTCcatatttttgctattttagCTTCAGCTAATGGActcctgttttgtatttttgcaccAAAGTGCTATATCATAATTTTcaaacctgaaaaaaacaacaagaaaacattgATGCAAAGATAA
- the LOC113134329 gene encoding extracellular calcium-sensing receptor-like: MQTMVFAIKEINQRSDLLPQLKLGFHIRDSCDDIPVSLRALLVLANGQPERSTTESLNRAEGVERNISDSTLGCDAVHRAVSHVIIGDAASGVSMALLRSLGSFHIPLVSYFASCSCLSNQREFPTFMRTMPSDAFQIRALAQLVSYFGWTWVGVIGVNSDYARFAILLFLQESVKYGVCAAYTHLYPVTLGQQALDELLGIIQMASSKVIINFSSESEMQGILTEIRKRNIKGLQWIASEAWATATTLWENSGDLLMGTLGFAIRRADVIPGLKQHLLGLRPPYIHKSAFLAELWEETFNCRLNGSVNSHYHGTGNYLDREPCKGTENLNDVYSAYSDVTQLRVSYNVYKAVYLVAHALEDMSNCKVGMGPFLNDTCADPKNFKPWQLIYYMKRANFSALGEIINFDQNGDPIAYYDLVNWQRKPDGSLNLVKVGFYDASSPAGQSLIINDSVIQWPVGKQALRSVCSDSCPPGSRIARRKGEPMCCFDCVPCAEGEVSNNTDSLECSRCSEDTWPNKARDLCIPKVTEYLSYHELTGILLCGVSVLGACISLSIIGMFLTYKDTPLVRANNMELSFLLLMFLAVCFLVGLLFIGEPSDWFCYIRYPAFGISFALCISCLLAKTAVVLMAFRSTLPGSTVMKWFGPNQQRASVLLGTAVQVIICLIWLLTSPPHANNNTNYHRATIIIECVTGSEVGFWCVLGYIGILACMCFIMAFLARKLPDNFNEAKFITFSMLIFFAVWITFIPVYVSTAGKYTVAVHIFAILASANGLLFCIFAPKCYIIIFKPEKNNKKTLMQR, from the exons ATGCAGACCATGGTTTTTGCAATCAAAGAGATAAACCAGCGCAGTGACCTCCTGCCACAGCTCAAGCTGGGTTTCCATATCCGTGACAGCTgtgatgacatacctgtgtcTCTCAGAGCATTGTTGGTGTTGGCAAATGGGCAGCCAGAGAGATCCACAACCGAGAGTTTGAACAGAGCTGAAGGTGTAGAAAGAAACATTAGTGATTCAACATTAGGCTGTGATGCTGTCCACAGGGCTGTGTCCCATGTTATCATAGGAGATGCTGCCTCTGGAGTGTCTATGGCTCTGCTAAGAAGCCTGGGTTCTTTCCATATCCCCCTG GTGAGCTATTTTGCATCCTGCAGCTGTCTGAGTAACCAGAGGGAGTTCCCCACTTTCATGCGCACAATGCCTAGTGACGCCTTCCAGATCAGAGCACTGGCCCAGCTGGTTAGTTATTTTGGTTGGACCTGGGTAGGAGTGATTGGTGTGAACTCTGATTATGCTCGCTTTGCAATCCTGCTCTTCCTCCAGGAGTCTGTGAAATATGGTGTTTGTGCTGCTTACACTCATTTATACCCTGTGACCTTGGGTCAGCAGGCTCTAGATGAGCTTCTGGGTATTATTCAG ATGGCATCCTCAAAGGTCATCATTAACTTTTCTAGTGAGTCAGAGATGCAGGGCATTTTGACAGAAATCAGAAAACGTAATATAAAAGGCCTGCAATGGATTGCCAGTGAGGCCTGGGCCACTGCCACAACACTCTGGGAAAATTCTGGAGATCTCCTGATGGGAACACTGGGTTTTGCAATCCGCAGAGCTGATGTGATTCCAGGGCTGAAGCAGCATCTCCTTGGTCTCAGGCCACCATATATTCACAAATCAGCTTTCTTGGCAGAACTGTGGGAAGAGACATTTAACTGTCGACTTAATGGGTCTGTCAACAGCCACTATCATGGGACTGGCAATTACCTCGACAGAGAGCCATGTAAAGGAACAGAGAATTTAAATGACGTTTACTCTGCTTATTCAGATGTGACACAGCTAAGAGTGTCATATAATGTCTACAAGGCTGTGTATCTGGTGGCCCATGCCTTGGAAGATATGAGCAACTGCAAAGTGGGAATGGGGCCGTTCCTAAATGACACCTGTGCAGACCCAAAGAATTTTAAACCGTGGCAG CTAATCTACTACATGAAACGTGCCAATTTTTCAGCACTCGGGGAAATTATCAATTTTGATCAAAACGGTGACCCCATTGCTTATTATGATCTCGTAAACTGGCAGAGGAAGCCTGATGGTTCACTAAATTTGGTTAAAGTCGGTTTCTATGATGCCTCATCGCCTGCTGGACAGAGTCTGATCATAAATGACTCCGTAATTCAGTGGCCTGTTGGGAAGCAG GCTCTCCGGTCTGTATGCAGTGACAGTTGTCCTCCAGGTTCCCGCATCGCCAGGAGAAAGGGGGAACCCATGTGCTGTTTTGACTGTGTCCCCTGTGCTGAAGGAGAAGTTAGCAATAATACAG ATTCATTAGAGTGCTCACGCTGTTCAGAGGACACATGGcccaataaagccagagatcTCTGCATCCCAAAGGTTACTGAGTACCTGTCTTACCATGAATTAACAGGCATTTTGCTGTGTGGTGTCTCTGTCCTCGGAGCTTGTATTTCCCTCTCCATCATCGGCATGTTCCTCACCTACAAAGACACGCCACTGGTTCGGGCAAACAACATGGAATTGAGCTTCCTTCTCTTGATGTtccttgctgtttgttttcttgttggcCTGTTGTTCATTGGGGAGCCTTCAGACTGGTTTTGCTACATCAGGTACCCTGCCTTTGGGATCAGTTTTGCCCTCTGCATTTCATGCCTCCTGGCCAAGACAGCAGTAGTTCTAATGGCTTTTAGGTCCACACTTCCAGGAAGTACTGTCATGAAGTGGTTTGGCCCCAATCAACAGAGAGCCAGTGTGCTTTTAGGAACAGCGGTCCAG GTAATAATCTGTCTTATTTGGCTGCTGACCAGTCCACCTCATgccaacaacaacacaaattaCCACAGGGCTACCATCATTATTGAGTGTGTCACTGGTTCAGAGGTTGGCTTCTGGTGTGTTCTTGGATACATTGGCATCCTGGCCTGTATGTGTTTCATAATGGCTTTTTTGGCTCGGAAGCTGCCTGATAATTTTAATGAGGCAAAGTTCATCACCTTCAGTATGCTGATATTCTTTGCGGTGTGGATTACTTTTATTCCAGTGTATGTAAGCACAGCTGGAAAATACACAGTGGCTGTGcatatttttgctattttagCTTCAGCTAATGGActcctgttttgtatttttgcaccAAAGTGCTATATCATAATTTTcaaacctgaaaaaaacaacaagaaaacattgATGCAAAGATAA
- the LOC113134337 gene encoding extracellular calcium-sensing receptor-like: protein MLVGNETPAAAEVCTLRNSFQPGFVSKGDYVIGGIFPLHYNQEMPDINYTYRPPPVKCNGFDPRAFRWALTMRLAVEEINQSPELLPNYTLGYKIFDSCAYPLTGQRAALAVLNGQSADDSPTCSGASPLLAIIGESGSAQSIVVSRILQPFKIPMISYFSSCACLADRKKYPNFFRVIPNDDYQVKAIAQLLVRFNWTWVGIVLGDHQYGRSAVQGLLRALQGTKVCVAYQEMIPLLYSRQRALQIMQVMGSSTARVVVVFSAEGEMTPFLRDYMTQNITGIQWVASEAWVTASVFTGSQYYPYLGGTIGFAIRKGYISGLSDYLKTVNPQMYPNNSLLPPCSGQESLLEQHSAYMNTSSTRVSYNVYKAVYAIAHSLHNLLLCQPDSGPFPNNSCAQSNNVHSWQLQYYLQEVKFNIAGDEMSFDSMGDSIPYYDIINWQRGTGGNIEFVNVGVFDGTKPAGEELVIQEDRIIWTGHQMSVCSTSCLPGSRKAVRRGEPVCCFDCLLCDSGKISNQTNSIECTVCPEDFWSNKDRTACIPKKVEFLGYDSLGIALTVISVVGACLTIAVFGVFFYHRNTPIVRVNNSELSFFILFALMLCFLCCLVFIGEPTSWSCMLRHTAFSITFSLCISCILGKTLVVLAAFTATRPGDNIMKWLGPRQQKAIIFSCTLVQVVICAAWLIDTPPFPSRNTQYESSKIILECSVGSTLAFWCVLGYIGLQACLCFVLAFLARKLPGNFNEAKFITFSILIFCAVWLAFIPAYISSPGKYADAVESFAILASSFGLLFCLFAPKCYIILLKPEKNTKQHLMGNKKK, encoded by the exons ATGTTGGTAGGAAATGAAA CcccagctgcagctgaagtctGCACTCTTCGAAACAGCTTTCAACCAGGCTTTGTGTCCAAGGGTGACTATGTTATTGGGGGGATCTTCCCCCTCCATTATAACCAGGAGATGCCAGACATCAACTACACATACAGACCACCACCAGTGAAGTGCAATGG atttGATCCAAGGGCTTTCCGCTGGGCTCTGACTATGAGGTTGGCAGTGGAGGAGATAAATCAGAGTCCAGAGTTATTGCCCAATTACACCCTTGGGTACAAAATCTTTGATTCATGTGCATACCCACTGACTGGCCAGAGGGCTGCCCTGGCAGTGTTGAATGGGCAGAGTGCGGATGACTCTCCTACATGTAGTGGTGCCTCTCCACTCCTCGCCATCATTGGAGAATCTGGGTCTGCTCAGTCTATTGTGGTGTCGAGAATCCTGCAGCCCTTCAAAATCCCAATG ATCAGCTACTTTTCTTCGTGCGCATGTTTAGCCGACAGAAAAAAATACCCTAACTTCTTCAGAGTAATCCCTAATGATGATTATCAG GTGAAGGCCATTGCTCAGCTGCTGGTACGATTCAACTGGACGTGGGTGGGGATAGTGCTAGGGGACCATCAATATGGCCGCTCCGCTGTGCAAGGTTTGCTGAGGGCATTACAGGGTACCAAAGTATGTGTTGCATACCAAGAAATGATACCTCTGCTCTACAGTCGCCAGAGGGCACTGCAAATCATGCAG GTGATGGGTAGCTCTACAGCAAGAGTGGTGGTGGTATTTTCAGCTGAGGGGGAGATGACTCCATTCTTGAGAGACTACATGACTCAGAACATCACTGGAATACAATGGGTGGCTAGTGAAGCCTGGGTCACAGCATCTGTGTTTACAGGAAGTCAGTATTACCCTTACCTGGGTGGCACCATTGGGTTTGCCATCAGAAAAGGTTATATCTCCGGACTCAGTGACTACCTGAAGACAGTAAACCCTCAGATGTATCCCAATAACTCTTTG TTGCCTCCATGCTCAGGACAGGAATCACTGTTGGAGCAGCATTCAGCCTACATGAATACATCCAGCACTAGAGTCTCCTATAATGTCTATAAGGCTGTATATGCAATTGCTCATTCCCTTCACAACCTTCTTCTGTGTCAACCAGATAGTGGCCCTTTTCCAAATAACTCATGTGCTCAAAGCAATAATGTACACTCCTGGCAG CTCCAGTACTACCTCCAAGAAGTAAAGTTTAATATTGCTGGAGACGAGATGAGCTTTGATTCGATGGGTGATTCCATACCCTATTATGATATCATCAACTGGCAGAGAGGCACAGGCGGGAACATTGAGTTTGTCAACGTGGGGGTGTTTGATGGAACCAAGCCTGCTGGAGAGGAGCTGGTGATCCAGGAGGACAGGATAATATGGACAGGGCATCAGA tgtctgtgtgcagtaCCAGCTGTCTTCCAGGATCCCGGAAGGCTGTCCGTCGTGGGGAACctgtctgctgctttgactGTCTTCTATGTGACAGTGGGAAAATTAGCAATCAGACAA ACTCAATAGAGTGCACAGTTTGTCCTGAGGACTTCTGgtcaaacaaagacagaacagCTTGTATTCCCAAAAAAGTGGAGTTTTTGGGCTATGATTCATTAGGTATTGCCCTAACAGTCATCTCAGTAGTGGGTGCCTGCCTCACCATTGCTGTCTTTGGAGTCTTCTTctatcacagaaacacacccatCGTCCGTGTGAATAATTCTGAACTCAGCTTCTTCATCCTGTTTGCATTGatgctgtgtttcctgtgttgcctGGTGTTCATTGGAGAGCCAACATCTTGGTCCTGCATGCTGCGCCACACTGCCTTTAGCATCACATTTTCACTCTGCATTTCCTGCATCCTTGGGAAGACTCTGGTGGTGTTGGCTGCTTTCACTGCCACCAGGCCAGGAGACAACATCATGAAGTGGTTGGGGCCCAGGCAGCAGAAGGCCATTATCTTCAGCTGCACTTTGGTTCAGGTGGTTATCTGTGCTGCCTGGCTCATTGACACCCCCCCTTTTCCATCTCGAAATACACAGTATGAAAGCTCAAAGATCATACTGGAATGCAGTGTGGGCTCCACCCTTGCATTCTGGTGTGTTCTGGGATATATTGGTCTACaggcctgtttgtgttttgtacttGCTTTTCTGGCCCGAAAGCTGCCGGGCAACTTCAACGAGGCCAAGTTCATTACTTTCAGTATCCTGATCTTTTGTGCTGTGTGGCTAGCATTCATCCCAGCTTATATTAGCTCTCCTGGAAAATACGCTGATGCCGTAGAGTCATTTGCTATTTTGGCTTCTAGCTTTGGCttgttgttctgtctgtttgctccaaaatgttacattattttaCTGAAGCCAGAAAAGAATACAAAACAACACCTAATGGGAAATAAAAAGAAGTGA
- the LOC113134346 gene encoding extracellular calcium-sensing receptor-like: protein MQNPVSCFTSPAPAAAEVCTLRNSFQPGFVSKGDYVIGGIFPLHYNQEMPDLNYTYRPPPVKCNGFDPRALRWAVTMMLAVEEINQSPELLPNHTLGYKISDSCAYPLTGQRAALAVLNGQSEDEPPLCSDASPLLAVVGESGAAQSILVSRILQPFRIPMISYFSSCACSADRKKYPNFFRVVPNDDYPVKSIAQLLVHFNWTWVGLLRSDDEYGRFVVQGLLRALEGTKVCVAYQEIIPLPYNHKRALQIMQVMRRSTAKVVVVFSAEGEMAPFWRDYMTQNITGIQWVASEAWVTASLFTGSQYYPYLGGTIGFAIRKGDISKLSEYLKTVNPQMYPNNSLFPPCTGQEPVLPLHSAYLNMSTLRVSYNVYKAVYAIAHSLHNLLLCQPDSGPFQNNSCAQSSNVHSWQLQYYLQDIKFIIAGEVVNFDSKGDSIPYYDIINWQKGTGGNTEFVNVGVFDGSKPAGEELVIQEDRLIWAGHQMSVCSTSCLPGSRKAVRRGESVCCFDCVLCDSGKISNQTNSIECTVCPEDFWSNKDRTACIPKKVEFLGYDSLGIALTVISVVGACLTIAVFGVFFYHRNTPIVRVNNSELSFFILFALMLCFLCCLVFIGEPTSWSCMLRHTAFSITFSLCISCILGKTLVVLAAFTATRPGDNIMKWLVPRQQKAIIFSCTLVQVVICAAWLIDTPPFPSRNKHYESSKIILECSVGSTLAFWCVLGYIGLQACLCFVLAFLARNLPGNFNEAKFITFSILIFCAVWLAFIPAYISSPGKYADAVESFAILASSFGLLFCLFAPKCYIILLKPEKNTKQHLMGKEKT from the exons ATGCAAAA CCCAGTGTCTTGCTTCACTTCCCCAGCcccagctgcagctgaagtctGCACTCTTCGAAACAGCTTTCAACCAGGCTTTGTGTCCAAGGGTGACTATGTTATTGGGGGGATCTTCCCCCTCCATTATAACCAGGAGATGCCAGATCTCAACTACACATACAGACCACCACCAGTGAAGTGCAATGG ATTTGATCCCAGAGCTTTAAGATGGGCTGTGACTATGATGTTGGCAGTGGAGGAGATAAATCAGAGTCCAGAGCTATTGCCCAATCACACCCTTGGGTACAAAATCTCTGATTCATGTGCATACCCACTGACTGGCCAGAGGGCTGCCCTGGCAGTGTTGAATGGGCAGAGTGAGGATGAACCTCCATTGTGCAGTGATGCCTCCCCACTCCTTGCTGTCGTTGGGGAATCTGGAGCTGCTCAGTCTATTCTGGTGTCAAGAATACTGCAGCCATTCAGAATTCCAATG ATCAGCTACTTTTCTTCATGTGCATGTTCAGCTGACAGAAAGAAATACCCTAACTTCTTCAGAGTAGTACCTAATGATGATTACCCG GTGAAGTCTATTGCTCAACTGTTGGTACACTTCAACTGGACATGGGTGGGGCTGCTGCGATCGGATGATGAATACGGCCGTTTCGTTGTGCAGGGTTTGCTGAGAGCATTAGAGGGTACTAAAGTGTGCGTTGCATACCAAGAAATTATCCCTCTGCCCTACAATCACAAGCGGGCACTGCAGATCATGCAG GTGATGCGTAGATCTACAGCAAAAGTGGTGGTGGTATTTTCAGCTGAGGGGGAGATGGCTCCATTCTGGCGAGACTACATGACTCAGAACATCACTGGAATACAATGGGTGGCTAGTGAAGCCTGGGTCACAGCATCTCTCTTTACTGGGAGCCAGTATTACCCTTACCTGGGTGGAACAATTGGGTTTGCCATCAGAAAAGGTGATATCTCCAAACTCAGTGAATACCTGAAGACAGTAAACCCTCAGATGTATCCCAATAACTCTTTG TTTCCTCCATGCACAGGGCAGGAACCAGTGTTGCCGCTACATTCAGCCTACCTGAATATGTCCACTCTTAGAGTCTCCTATAATGTCTATAAGGCTGTATATGCAATTGCTCATTCCCTTCACAACCTTCTTCTGTGTCAACCAGATAGTGGACCCTTTCAAAATAACTCATGCGCTCAAAGCAGCAATGTACACTCCTGGCAG CTCCAATACTATCTCCAGGACATTAAATTTATCATTGCTGGAGAGGTGGTGAACTTTGACTCAAAGGGTGATTCCATACCCTATTATGATATCATCAACTGGCAGAAAGGAACAGGTGGGAACACTGAGTTTGTCAACGTGGGCGTGTTTGATGGATCCAAGCCTGCTGGAGAGGAGTTGGTGATCCAGGAGGACAGGCTAATATGGGCAGGGCATCAGA tgtctgtgtgcagtaCCAGCTGTCTTCCAGGATCCCGGAAGGCTGTCCGTCGTGGGgagtctgtctgctgctttgactGTGTTCTATGTGACAGTGGGAAAATTAGCAATCAGACAa ACTCAATAGAGTGCACAGTTTGTCCCGAGGACTTCTGgtcaaacaaagacagaacagCTTGTATTCCCAAAAAGGTGGAGTTTTTGGGCTATGATTCATTAGGTATTGCCCTAACAGTCATCTCAGTAGTGGGTGCCTGCCTCACCATTGCTGTCTTTGGAGTCTTCTTctatcacagaaacacacccatCGTCCGTGTGAATAATTCTGAACTCAGCTTCTTCATCCTGTTTGCATTGatgctgtgtttcctgtgttgcctGGTGTTCATTGGAGAGCCAACATCTTGGTCCTGCATGCTGCGCCACACTGCCTTTAGCATCACATTTTCACTCTGCATTTCCTGCATCCTTGGGAAGACTCTGGTGGTGTTGGCTGCTTTCACTGCCACCAGGCCAGGAGACAACATCATGAAGTGGTTGGTGCCCAGGCAGCAGAAGGCcattattttcagctgcactttggTTCAGGTGGTTATCTGTGCTGCCTGGCTCATTGACACTCCCCCTTTTCCATCTCGAAATAAACATTATGAAAGCTCAAAGATCATACTGGAATGCAGTGTGGGCTCCACCCTTGCATTCTGGTGTGTTCTGGGATATATTGGTCTACaggcctgtttgtgttttgtacttGCTTTTCTGGCCCGAAATCTGCCGGGCAACTTCAACGAGGCCAAGTTCATTACTTTCAGTATCCTGATCTTTTGTGCTGTGTGGCTTGCATTCATCCCAGCTTATATTAGCTCTCCTGGAAAATATGCTGATGCCGTAGAGTCATTTGCTATTTTGGCTTCTAGCTTTGGCttgttgttctgtctgtttgctccaaaatgttacattattttaCTGAAGCCAGAAAAGAATACAAAACAACATCTAATGGGTAAAGAAAAGACATGA